A single window of Klebsiella sp. WP3-W18-ESBL-02 DNA harbors:
- a CDS encoding GNVR domain-containing protein — MEKNSSDIDVIELFLFLKNKIMSIILFVIFSLILSSIFLLINKNKISVKYELNMITNSPGMIINCGDDFYCKANMIQSIIKNKSNSITSNIDERGKKINLSWAGDDRYKPSVTAEVNAIHKAINDWYIQDYKTYKSIVNNQDSNYINGTETYAKIALLTKTNTSGERNFISINNEIVNKKYKPALIMTLTLIMAIIFSSSYHIIKRSVLDYKNKSNRSFY, encoded by the coding sequence ATGGAAAAAAATTCATCTGATATTGATGTTATCGAGTTATTTCTCTTTCTCAAAAACAAAATAATGAGTATTATTTTGTTTGTTATTTTCTCATTGATTTTGTCATCTATTTTTTTGTTAATAAACAAAAACAAAATAAGTGTAAAGTACGAATTAAATATGATCACTAATTCGCCAGGTATGATTATTAACTGTGGGGATGACTTTTATTGCAAAGCGAACATGATACAATCAATAATAAAAAACAAAAGCAATTCTATAACATCAAATATAGATGAAAGAGGAAAAAAAATAAACCTGTCATGGGCTGGTGATGACCGTTACAAACCCTCGGTTACCGCTGAAGTAAACGCTATCCATAAAGCTATTAATGACTGGTACATCCAAGATTATAAAACTTATAAAAGCATAGTTAACAACCAGGATAGCAACTATATAAATGGCACTGAAACATATGCAAAAATTGCATTATTAACTAAAACAAACACTTCCGGAGAAAGAAACTTTATTTCAATCAATAATGAAATAGTAAATAAAAAGTATAAACCAGCTTTAATTATGACTCTAACGTTAATTATGGCTATTATCTTTTCCTCCTCTTACCATATAATAAAAAGATCTGTACTTGACTATAAAAATAAGTCAAATAGGTCTTTTTATTAG
- a CDS encoding IS1 family transposase (programmed frameshift) gives MASISIRCPSCSTTEGVVRNGKSTAGHQRYLCSHCRKTWQLQFTYTASQPGTHQKIIDMAMNGVGCRASARIMGVGLNTVLRHFKKLRPQSVTSRIQPGSDVIVCAEMDEQWGYVGAKSRQRWLFYAYDRIRRTVVAHVFGERTLATLERLMSLLSPFDVVIWMTDGWPLYESRLKGKLHVISKRYTQRIERHNLNLRQHLARLGRKSLSFSKSVELHDKVIGHYLNIKHYQ, from the exons GTGGCTTCCATTTCCATCAGATGTCCTTCCTGCTCCACTACTGAAGGCGTGGTGCGTAACGGCAAAAGCACCGCCGGACATCAGCGCTATCTCTGCTCTCACTGCCGTAAAACATGGCAACTACAGTTCACTTACACCGCCTCTCAGCCCGGTACGCACCAGAAAATCATTGATATGGCCATGAATGGCGTCGGATGTCGCGCCAGTGCACGCATTATGGGCGTTGGCCTCAACACGGTTTTACGTCACT TTAAAAAACTCAGGCCGCAGTCGGTAACCTCGCGCATACAACCGGGCAGTGATGTGATTGTCTGCGCTGAAATGGACGAACAGTGGGGCTACGTCGGTGCTAAATCACGTCAGCGCTGGCTGTTTTACGCGTATGACAGGATACGGAGGACGGTTGTGGCGCACGTCTTCGGTGAACGCACTCTGGCCACACTGGAGCGTCTTATGAGCCTGCTGTCACCCTTTGACGTGGTGATATGGATGACGGATGGCTGGCCGCTGTATGAATCCCGCCTGAAGGGAAAGCTGCACGTAATCAGCAAGCGATATACGCAGCGAATTGAGCGGCATAACCTGAATCTGAGGCAGCACCTGGCACGGCTGGGACGGAAGTCGCTGTCGTTCTCAAAATCGGTGGAGCTGCATGACAAAGTCATCGGGCATTATCTGAACATAAAACACTATCAATAA
- a CDS encoding MbeD family mobilization/exclusion protein, with product MTELEKQLLSALEQLQQDYSQRLDEWESAFAEWRSMCGLMQRENAVLNERVSDLSTQVLSLSEQLRRLSGN from the coding sequence ATGACAGAGCTGGAAAAGCAGTTGCTGAGCGCATTAGAGCAGCTACAGCAGGACTACTCGCAAAGGCTGGACGAATGGGAGAGCGCCTTCGCGGAATGGCGGAGCATGTGTGGGCTTATGCAACGGGAGAACGCGGTGCTGAACGAGCGCGTGTCGGACTTGAGCACGCAGGTGCTGAGTTTAAGCGAGCAGCTGCGCCGCTTGTCCGGGAACTGA
- a CDS encoding MbeB family mobilization protein: MSSLLTLAKDLEQQSKAQKQSTGEMLKAAFSEHEQSVRAELSASARRISDAILAHEQSMSEAMEKNRRSVLRTAGRTWLTILMVSALLIGTSGSILWWQGQQITDNYTHLRQQEDTLAKMTARTWGVRYQESSDGRRFLILPPGMQTEAIPYDGTTWIRLKQE, translated from the coding sequence ATGAGCAGTCTTTTAACGCTGGCGAAGGACTTAGAGCAGCAATCGAAAGCGCAGAAGCAGAGTACCGGCGAGATGCTGAAAGCCGCATTCAGCGAGCACGAGCAGTCTGTCAGAGCGGAACTGAGCGCAAGCGCGAGGAGAATCAGCGACGCCATCCTCGCCCACGAGCAGAGTATGAGCGAGGCGATGGAGAAAAACCGGCGGAGCGTACTGCGGACTGCCGGGCGGACATGGCTCACCATCCTGATGGTGTCAGCGCTGCTGATCGGCACGAGCGGGAGCATTCTGTGGTGGCAGGGGCAGCAGATAACCGACAATTACACGCATCTTCGTCAGCAGGAAGATACCCTGGCGAAAATGACCGCCCGGACGTGGGGAGTGCGCTATCAGGAGAGCAGCGACGGCCGGAGGTTTCTTATCCTGCCGCCGGGGATGCAAACCGAAGCCATCCCCTACGACGGGACGACATGGATCCGCCTGAAACAGGAGTAG
- a CDS encoding MobC family plasmid mobilization relaxosome protein, with product MLTMWVTEGEHRRLLERCDGRPLAAWMRQTCLDEKPARTGKLPSLSPALLRQLAGMGNNLNQIARRVNAGGGTGHDRVQIVAALMAIDAGLERLRHAVLEKGTDDDR from the coding sequence ATGCTCACCATGTGGGTGACGGAGGGCGAGCACCGGCGGCTGCTTGAGCGCTGCGACGGCAGGCCGCTGGCGGCGTGGATGCGGCAGACCTGCCTGGACGAAAAGCCTGCGCGCACCGGAAAGCTCCCCTCACTCTCGCCGGCGCTGCTGCGCCAGCTTGCCGGTATGGGCAATAACCTGAACCAGATAGCCCGCCGTGTTAACGCCGGCGGCGGCACCGGCCATGACAGGGTACAGATTGTGGCGGCGCTGATGGCCATCGATGCCGGGCTTGAGCGGCTGCGGCACGCCGTTCTTGAGAAAGGAACGGACGATGATCGTTAA